The Cydia splendana chromosome 8, ilCydSple1.2, whole genome shotgun sequence genome contains a region encoding:
- the LOC134792755 gene encoding isocitrate dehydrogenase [NADP] cytoplasmic encodes MSKIKAGPVVDILGDEMTRIIWDLIKDKLILPFLDIELHTYDLGMEYRDKTDDQVTIDCANAIKKYNVGIKCATITPDENRVKEFNLKKMWKSPNGTIRNILGGTVFREAIICKNIPRLVTGWEKPIIIGRHAHADQYKATDFVVPGEGKLELIWTPPSGEPIKHVVNEYKGAGVALAMFNTDASIVDFAHSSFKFALDRKYPLYLSTKNTILKKYDGRFKDIFQEIYDKEYKAKYEAAGIWYEHRLIDDMVAYAMKSEGGFVWACKNYDGDVQSDSVAQGYGSLGLMTSVLICPDGKTVEAEAAHGTVTRHFRFYQQGKETSTNPIASIFAWTRGLLHRAKLDDNAELKNFAEALESVCIDTIEGGVMTKDLAICIKGMNNVKRADYYETFEFMDKLAENLKKRLGK; translated from the coding sequence ATGTCGAAAATCAAGGCTGGACCCGTCGTTGACATCCTTGGTGATGAAATGACCAGAATCATCTGGGACCTCATCAAGGACAAGCTAATATTGCCCTTCCTGGACATCGAGCTGCATACCTATGACTTGGGCATGGAATACCGTGATAAGACTGACGATCAGGTCACAATCGATTGCGCCAACGCAATCAAGAAATATAATGTTGGCATCAAGTGCGCCACGATCACTCCCGACGAGAATAGAGTAAAGGAGTTCAATCTCAAGAAAATGTGGAAGAGCCCGAACGGTACCATCCGTAATATCCTTGGAGGTACTGTCTTCAGGGAAGCTATTATCTGCAAAAACATTCCCCGCCTCGTCACTGGCTGGGAGAAGCCTATCATCATCGGCCGTCACGCTCACGCCGACCAGTACAAGGCCACCGACTTCGTTGTCCCCGGCGAGGGCAAACTAGAGCTCATCTGGACTCCTCCCTCTGGAGAGCCTATTAAGCACGTTGTAAACGAGTACAAGGGTGCCGGAGTTGCTCTTGCCATGTTCAACACTGACGCATCCATTGTCGACTTTGCGCATTCCTCATTCAAATTCGCTTTGGACAGGAAATACCCCCTGTACTTGAGCACCAAGAACACCATTCTCAAGAAGTACGATGGACGCTTCAAGGACATCTTCCAAGAAATTTACGACAAAGAATACAAGGCAAAATACGAAGCTGCCGGCATCTGGTACGAACACAGGCTGATCGATGATATGGTCGCCTACGCCATGAAATCGGAAGGGGGTTTCGTGTGGGCGTGCAAGAATTATGACGGTGACGTCCAGTCGGACTCTGTTGCTCAGGGTTACGGATCTTTGGGTCTCATGACCTCCGTGCTCATCTGCCCCGACGGCAAGACAGTGGAGGCCGAAGCTGCTCACGGTACCGTGACCAGGCACTTCCGTTTCTACCAGCAAGGAAAGGAGACTTCCACCAACCCTATTGCTTCCATCTTCGCATGGACGAGAGGTTTGCTACATCGCGCCAAGTTAGATGATAACGCTGAGCTTAAGAACTTTGCTGAGGCCCTCGAGAGCGTGTGTATCGACACGATTGAAGGAGGCGTCATGACTAAAGATCTTGCTATTTGCATTAAGGGTATGAATAATGTAAAACGGGCGGACTATTACGAAACGTTCGAGTTCATGGATAAACTGGCCGAAAACTTAAAGAAGCGCCTTGGCAAATGA